The DNA region TTGTTGTCACGAAGCTTTTTGAGCGCACCTTCTAAACCAAGAAGTGCTGGGTCATACACACCACTTTGTTTCATGGCAAAACTAGGAGCATTCCACCAAATGATCTGATCGCACTCTAATTCAAGAAGTTCATCCTCTTTTTTCAGCGTTACATGTAAATCCCCAATGTGTCCATTCACATCTAAAATCATCGAAGGGGAAAGAAGCATGACCGTAAAATCATCCTCTCTTAACTCCTCTTTCAATGCTTCATGGCTTGCATCTTCACTGACGATTAAAACCTTACCGCCGACCTCTTGTGAATAGTCCATATCTTGTGCAAAATCAAATCCAAGCGCACGCATCGCGTAAAGTTTTGTAACATTATTTATTTTTTGTGCAATGGTATCATTGGATTGTTTGAGGTAAAAATTGATCTCTGGCGCGTAAATAATCGCTTCTGCCTCAGGGTGATTGGAGACAAGATACTCGCCTTTAGAAGCCACTTTGACAAGCTCTATCTCTTCACTCAGTGGAAAATCTAAGCCGATGTTATCGTAAAAAATATATTCTTTTTGCATTTTGTTTCCCATATTGGTAAATCATTGTTTACCTAATTGTAAAATGAATTGGTTTAAACGGATCTTAACAAGAGAAAGTTTATCCGCTTGAATATCGTTATATATATATTTATATAACAAATTATAGGGGCTTCTTTCACTATAGGTTGCGTTAATCTTCTTCCGCTATAATAGCTATCATCAAATAATGAAGGTGACTTTATTTTGGTAAACAAAAACTTTCTGATAATGAGCTTTTTTGCTCTATTTCTTATCCTATTTTATTTTATGGTCGCTCCACAGTATCAAACCTATGAAAAAAATACGATTCTATTGGGCGCTTCACTTCCGCTAAGCGGTATCAATAGCCATTTAGGGAAAGATATTGTTGTGGGTGCAAATACGTATTTTAGCCATACCAACGCTAGAGGTGGTATTCAAGGTAAAAAGATAGAATTTATCCAATATGACGATAAATATGAGCCAGAAAATACGTTTAGTAACACGATCAAACTTATTACCAAAGACGAAGTTTTTGCTCTTTTTGGCTTTGTAGGCACACCAACGGTTAAACGAGTACTTCCCCTCATTATAGAAAGCAACATTCCTTTCATTGCGCCCTACACGGGTGCTTCGTTTTTACGTACCAAAGATACCGATAACATTGTTAATTTTAGAAGCTCGTATACCAATGAGCTTGATGCCTTAGTGGAGTATCTTACGAAGCAAAAAAACATTACGCGCTTTGCGATCTTCTATCAAAATGATGACTATGGAGAAGAGGGGTACATCGCACTCACAAACGCACTCTCCAAACGCAACTTATCACTTATCGCAGAAGGCACCTACAAACGTAATACCCTCTCCATTCGTCATGCCATCCATGAAATTGAAGCGGCAAAACCTGAAGCTATCATCTTAGTCGGTGCGTATAAACCAACGGCACGTTTTATTGAGAAAGTCAAAGAGTATGGTTCTTCCAAAATTATTTTTTGTCCCATTTCCTTTGTCAATGCAGATGCTTTAATGGGAGAACTACAGGGAAAAGGCGACAATATTCTCTTCTCGCAAACCGTTCCCTCTTATGATGATTTTTACTCCAAAGAAGCGGTAGAGTACCTCAGAAACCTCGCATTTTACTACCCTGAGGAGAAACCTTCTTTGGTCTCATACGAAGCGTACCTTTCCGCCAAAACAACCGTTGCAGCACTGCGATCGATTAACGGAACCATTACCCGTAGCAAATTTCTAGACA from Sulfurospirillum diekertiae includes:
- a CDS encoding ABC transporter substrate-binding protein gives rise to the protein MVNKNFLIMSFFALFLILFYFMVAPQYQTYEKNTILLGASLPLSGINSHLGKDIVVGANTYFSHTNARGGIQGKKIEFIQYDDKYEPENTFSNTIKLITKDEVFALFGFVGTPTVKRVLPLIIESNIPFIAPYTGASFLRTKDTDNIVNFRSSYTNELDALVEYLTKQKNITRFAIFYQNDDYGEEGYIALTNALSKRNLSLIAEGTYKRNTLSIRHAIHEIEAAKPEAIILVGAYKPTARFIEKVKEYGSSKIIFCPISFVNADALMGELQGKGDNILFSQTVPSYDDFYSKEAVEYLRNLAFYYPEEKPSLVSYEAYLSAKTTVAALRSINGTITRSKFLDKLKHVSPRTLDNIPLLYHNAQLLNQVYLSNYVNGKFEIIQKYEY